In Flavobacterium piscisymbiosum, the sequence TAAAAATTAAAAGAAATAAAAAAAATAGAATAGTATGTCTGGATTATTGGCTGTTATTGGTAAAGGAAAAGACCCGCAACTTGTAAAAGAGCTTTCTTCAAGAATGTCGCATCGTGGTCCTGATGAAAGTGATTTGCACATTATGGAAAATGGCAGTATTATTTGCCATGAGAGCCTGTCAATTATTGATCTTAAATCAGGTAAACAACCTATTCAGGGGACAAATAAAGCCTGGATGGTGCATGACGGAGAAATTTATAACTACCAGGAATTAAAAGACACGGTTTTAAAAGAGCATACTTTTAGAACAAAATCAGATTCTGAAGTAATCGTGCATTTGTACGAAGAATTTGGATACAAGTTTTGTAATATGCTTGATGGTGATTTTGCTTTTGTGATTATCGATGGTGATAATTATATCGCAGCAAGAGATGCTGTTGGTGTTAAACCTTTATATTACGGACTGGACGAGAGAGGAAGAATTTATTTTTCTTCAGAAATGAAATCAATTGCAGATCAGTGTAAGTCATTTTCGACTTTTCCTCCGGGACATTATTATACCGGTAAAACAGGTTTCGTAAAATATTATAATCCGGAGTACGAAGATCATTCGAATGCGAATAAATCTTTAGATCTTGATTTGGTTCGTGAATCATTAATCGATGCTACACGTAAACGTTTAATGAGCGAAGTTCCTGTTGGTGTATTGCTTTCAGGAGGTTTAGATTCATCCTTAACATCTGCGATTGCATCCCGAATATTAAAAGATAACGGACAAAAACTACATTCGTTTTCTATTGGTTTAGATGCGAATTCGCCTGATAATGCTGTGGCAAGAAAAGCCGCTGAATTTTTAGGAACAGAGCATCACGAAATACATTTTACGGTAGAAGAAGGCGTAGCTATTTTAGAAAAAGTAATTTATCATATCGAGACTTACGATATCATTTCAGTAAGATCCGGAGTTCCAATGTATTTATTATCGAAAGCCATAGCCGATCAGGGAATAAAAGTAATTCTTTCCGGTGAAGGCGCTGATGAGGTTTTTGGAGGTCATTTGTATTTTAGAAATGCACCATCAGCAGAAGAATTTCAGGATGAAACTATCGAAAGGGTACAGAAGTTATTTACTGCCGATTTATTACGTGCCGATAAAACAACAATGGCGCACGGACTAGAAGCCAGAATTCCGTTTTTAGACAAAGATTTTTTAGATGTTGCCATTCGAATTAAAACCGAAGAAAAGCAGCCCAAAACATACGATGGTATAGAGAAATATATTTTAAGAAAAGCATTCGATACAACTGAAAATCCCTATTTGCCTGCTGAAGTTTTATGGAGACAAAAAGAACAGTTTTCTGATGGAGTAGGTTACAATTGGATCGACGAATTGATCAAGTACTGCGCAACACAGGTTTCAGACGAGCAATTGGCTGGAGCAAGTGCTGAATTTCCGTATAATTCGCCAACAACAAAAGAGGCTTATCTTTACAGATCTATTTTTCATAAATTTTATCCACAGGTTAGCGCCGCGCAAACCGTTCGAAAATGGATTCCGAAATGGCAGGAAAACCAAGATCCAAGCGGAAGAGCAAATGCCGCTCACGTAAAAGCAGATGTTGAAATTTCGAAAGCCGGAGTAACGGTTTAGTATTTCAAATTCTAATAAATAAATTCAAAATTCCAATTTGGAATCGAATAATAGGAATATGAAGCAACATTTCTAATTATAAAATTTCAAAAAAATAAATTCTAAATTCCAGTTTTGGAAAGAAATAAAAGAATCCGAAAGAGCATTTAAAGTGCTTATTTCGGATTTTTTTTATGCCTGAATTTTAGCTTTACGGTTTGCCGTAAATTACTAAAAGTAAGTTAATGTTAATATCGTATTTAGGAAAAAAGCTATATTTGATTACCAAAAATTAACTAATACTTTAACTATAATCTATGAGAAACTTACTATTTAGCAGCGTTTTATGCTGTTCTCTTGTTTCATTGTCTCCTGTTTATGCGCAGAAAAAGACAGAAGCCCCAAAATACATTAAAAATGTCGAAGGTGTAAAAGAATATTCGTTGAATAACGGATTGAAAGTTCTTTTAATTCCGGATGCTTCGCAAAGCAATATGGTTGTAAATATTGTTTACAATGTAGGTTCCAGAAATGAAGGTTATGGCGAAAAAGGTATGGCGCATTTGCTGGAGCACATGCTTTTTAAAAGCACCAAAAATTTGGGAGACATTAAAAAAATGCTTTCAGATAAAGGAGGAAATGCCAACGGAACGACTTGGCTGGACAGAACGAATTACTACGAAGTTTTTCCATCAAGTGATGAAAACTTAAAATGGAGTATCGAAATGGAAGCAGATCGAATGATAAACGCGACTATTTTGCAGGCAGATTTATCTAAAGAGTTTTCAGTAGTAAGAAACGAGTTTGAAATAGGAGAGAATAATCCGGATCGCGTATTACAGGAAAGAATACTTTCGACGGCTTATTTGTGGCACAATTACGGAAATAGTACGATAGGAAGTAAAGAAGATATAGAAAGAGTAAA encodes:
- the asnB gene encoding asparagine synthase B, whose translation is MSGLLAVIGKGKDPQLVKELSSRMSHRGPDESDLHIMENGSIICHESLSIIDLKSGKQPIQGTNKAWMVHDGEIYNYQELKDTVLKEHTFRTKSDSEVIVHLYEEFGYKFCNMLDGDFAFVIIDGDNYIAARDAVGVKPLYYGLDERGRIYFSSEMKSIADQCKSFSTFPPGHYYTGKTGFVKYYNPEYEDHSNANKSLDLDLVRESLIDATRKRLMSEVPVGVLLSGGLDSSLTSAIASRILKDNGQKLHSFSIGLDANSPDNAVARKAAEFLGTEHHEIHFTVEEGVAILEKVIYHIETYDIISVRSGVPMYLLSKAIADQGIKVILSGEGADEVFGGHLYFRNAPSAEEFQDETIERVQKLFTADLLRADKTTMAHGLEARIPFLDKDFLDVAIRIKTEEKQPKTYDGIEKYILRKAFDTTENPYLPAEVLWRQKEQFSDGVGYNWIDELIKYCATQVSDEQLAGASAEFPYNSPTTKEAYLYRSIFHKFYPQVSAAQTVRKWIPKWQENQDPSGRANAAHVKADVEISKAGVTV